In the Coregonus clupeaformis isolate EN_2021a unplaced genomic scaffold, ASM2061545v1 scaf2620, whole genome shotgun sequence genome, gaaaaacacccccaaagcataatgtttccaccttcatgtttgacggtggggatggtgttcttggggtcataggcagcattcctcctcctccaaacacggcgagttgagttgatgccaaagagctgcattttggtctcatctgaccacaacactttcacccagttctcctctgaatcattcagatgttcattggcaaacttcagacgggcctgtatatgtgctttcttgagcagggggaccttgcgggcgccgcaggatttcagtccttcacggcatagcgtgttaccaattgttttcttggtgactatggtcccagctgccttgagatcattgacaagatcctcccgtgtagttctgggctgattcctcaccattctcatgatcattgcaactccacgaggtgagatcttgcatggagccccaggccgagggagattgacagttcttttgtgtttcttccatttgcgaataatcgcaccaactgttgtcaccttctcaccaagctgcttggcgatggtcttgtagcccattccagccttgtgtaggtctacaatcttgtccctgacatccttggagagctctttggtcttggccatggtggagagtttggaatctgattgattgattgcttctgtggacaggtgtcttttatacaggtaacaagctgagattaggagcactccctttaagagtgtgctctaatctcagctcgttaccagtataaaagacacctgggagccagaaatctttctaattgagagggggggtttttctggatttttttgttgttattctgtctctcactgttcaaataaacctaccattaaaattatagactgatcatttctttgtcagtgggcaaacgtacaaaatcagcaggggatcaaatacttttttccctcactgtacatggttaAGATTCCTCTAAATAATTTGAATGACTTACAGATGCTATTTTACTACCACTGCTGCTATCACTATTTCCAATTATGACAAATGTCAAACATTCTGCTTTTGTTAGCtctaatgtaggcctacattgatgGTAAAATAAGTGTCTCATCTTAACAATATTTTAGGTTAATTTCACTCAATGATCAGAAAACACATTCATGGAATGAGGAAGTGAAGTCATTCCAGATGGATCTTTACATCCAAGGAGCTCTCTATGAGATGAAGACGGGACAGAAATGTGTACAGGGTCTGCTCCCTGTGCTTGCTCATTTGATTCACTCTGACTCTATAGAGGAACAGAGCAAATTCATGGTTAGTCTGTACTCAAAGGCCCATGACACCCAGGAAGGAGTTCTACCAGTGTTGCAGCCTGTTTTCCAGACAACTCCTGCAGTATGGTACATAGACCTCTCTGAGAAAGGAACCTCTGGCATCCTTAAAGTGCTGAAATTCCAGAATGTGAAGAAACCAGTTGAGTTGTGGTGGTCGGataaagagagtgagagggaatTGGCTGTTTTCCTTCAGTGTCTACCCTACATTTCAGAGCTTAGGTGAGTCTATAGTTGTGTAATGATCTTgagatgttctagcagtgtcctaatcttggcttaggaaggccaccaaaaattcagacatttccattccgaactacaacattttccgtctagatagaactgccaaagggggtggagttgcaatctactgtagagatagcctgcagagctctatcatactatccaggtctgtgcccaaacagtttgagcttctacttctaaaaatccacctttccaaaaagaagtctttcactgttgccgcttgctacagacccccctcagcccccagttgtgccctggacaccatatgtgaattgcttgccccccatctatcctcagagttcatactgcttggtgacctaaactgggatatgcttaacaccccggccgtcctgcaatctaaactagatgccctcaatctcacacaaattatcaaggaacctaccaggtacaaccctaaatccttaaacatgggcaccctcatagatatcatcctgactaatttaccctctaaatacacctctgctgtcttcaaccaggatctcagcgatcactgcctcattgcctgcgtccgtaatgggtccacggtcaaacgaccacctctcatcactgtcaaacgctccctaaaacacttcagcaagcaggcctttctaattgacctggccctggtatcctggatggatattgacctcattccgtcagtagaggatgcctggatgttcttcaaaagtgctttcctctccatccattaaataagcatgccccattcaaaacattcagaactaagaacagatatagcccctggttcactccagacttgactgcccttgaccagcacaaaaacatcctgtggcgtattgcattagcatcgaacagcccccgcgatatgcaacttttcagggaagtcaggaaccaatatacacaatcagttaggaaagcaaaggctagctttttcaaacagaaatgtgcatcctgtagcactaacttcaaaaagttttgggacactgtaaagtccatggagaataagagcacctcctcccagctacccactgcactgaggctaggaaacactgtcaccaccgataaatctactataatcgagaatttcaataagcattttgctacgactggccatgctttccacctggctacccctaccccggccaccagctctgcaccctccgctgcaacttgcccattcgccccccccccccgcttctccttcacccaaattcagatagctgatgtcctgaaagagctgctaaatctggacccctgcaaatcagctgggctagacaatctggaccctttattTCTAAAAATTAGCctccgaaattgtcgcaacccttattactagcctgttcaacctctatttcgtatcgtctgagatccccagagattggaaagctgccgcggtcatccccctcttcaaagggggtgacactctagatccaaactgttacagacttatatccatcctgccctgcctttcgaaagtatttgaaagccaagttaacaaacagatcaccgaccatttcgaatcccaccgtaccttctccgctatgcaatctggtttccgagctggtcatgggtgcacctcagccacgctcaaagtccaaaacgatataataaccgtgatcgataaaagacagtactgtgcagccgtcttcatcgacctggccaaggcttttgactctgtcaatcaccacattcttattggcagactaaatagccttggtttctcaaatgactgcctcgcctggttcaccaactacttctcagatagagttcagtgtgtcaaatcggagggcctgttgtctggacctctggcagtctctatgggggtgccacagggttcaattctcgggccgactctattctctgtgtatatcaatgatgtcgctcttgctgctggtgactctcagatccacctctacgcagacgacaccattttgtatacatctggcccttcattggacactgtgttaacaaacctccaaacgagcttcaatgccatacaacactccttccgtggcctccaactgctcttaaacgctagtaaaactaaatgcatgctcttcaatcgaacgctgcttgcaccccccccgcccgactagaatcactactctcgacgggtctgacttagaatatgtggacaactacaaatacctaggtgtctggttagaccgtaaactctccttccagactcacattaagcatttccaatccaaagttaaatctagaatcgacgtcctatttcgcaacaaagcctcccttcactcatgctgctaaacatgccctcgtaaaactgactatcctaccgatccttgacttcggcgatgtcatttacaaaatagcttccaacactttactcagcaaattggatgtagtctatcacagtgccatccgttttgtcaccaaagccccatatactacccaccattgtgacctgtacgctctcgttggctggccctcactacatattagtcgccaaacccactggctccaggtcatctataaatcacttctaggcaaatccccgccttatcttagatcattggtcaccatagcaacacccacccgtagtatgcgttccagcaggtatatctcactggtcatccccaaagccaacacctcctttggtcgccattccttccagttctcgctgtaaatgactggaacgaactgcaaaaatctctgaagctggagacacttatctccctcactatctttaagcgtcagttgtcagagcagcttaccgatcactgcacctgtacacagcccatctgtaattagcccacccaactacctcatccccatattgttatttacattatttatttctttttctcattggtaccccagtatctctatttgcacatcatcttctgcacatctatcactccagtgttaatactaaattgtaattattttgcactatggcctatttatttccttacctccataacttactacatttgcacacactgtatatagattttctattgtgttattgactgtacgttttgtttattccatatgtaactctgtgttgtttttatcgcactgctttgctttatcttggccaggtcgcagttgtaaatgagaacttgttctcaactagtttacctggttaaataaaggttaaataaaaaataaataaataaaatcactggatctgtcaaggcgtcagtgtaatgcggtaggcgaagtcaggcacaggacacagagctaatcaaaaggcgtactttactcgtaggtaaaagaatgaacaacaacctccacgcagggagggaacaaacctGCACACTAatgacaaccaaaacatgaacaaacacgcacaacacacagtgtgagacagagggttaaatagggaagacatcactacatgatgggaaacaggtgtgaccaattaagacaaaacaagtcgaacatagatacatggatcggtagcagctagtactccggtgacgacgaacgccgaagcctgctcgagcaaggaggaggggccgcctcggctgaatccgtgacaggatCTGAATGTTCTTTGAGAatagacacacacaaaaaagCTACAGAAGACTTGTCATAATCCATTGTTTTTGTATCTATCTTTGTCTCTTTAATCCATTGGCATAGTTCGAAGAGAAAAGTTGCTTACTATCTCAGTGCAGAATGAGACATGTTATCTGGTGTAAGAGGTGTTCCCCATCAGAGACCCTGACAGTCTATAATCTAATGATCTTCTATTCAACATGAAGAGAGGGTTCCGAGAGGTTGTACAGTGAGTATTAGGGTCAATTTCTTTATTTGATTTTTAACAATGTATTTTCATTCTAAATTATATAGATTCAAGGACTGCATTCCAAACACCAATGATGCTGTAAAGGTGCTTGTGGATCTCTTCATCAATGCATCACAGTTGGAAGGAGAGACACTAAAGATGCTTTCATCAGTATGTGGATACTCAGCATTCCCCTTTGCTGATTGTGACAACGCTGGACAGTGTGCTTTTCTGTTAGATCTTTACTCACATGTGAGCGACTATGAGACTAAAACAAGCAGAAGTATCCTTCCAGCGTTAATGTCACTTTACCAGTCAACTCCTGaagtctggtccatagacctctctgagagaaaggcctccctcctcctagaagtgctgaaactccaaccaaaGAAACCAGTAGAACTGAGGGGCTGGTCAGATGATGAGAGTGatgtgaggagtttccttcagtgtctgccctacatctcataCCTCAGGTTGGTTTGTTCAAAAGTTCTCTGTTGTAATCATATCGCTGACAGAGAGTAATTTAGATGCCATGTGGAATTATGAACTTGGGCCCagattcccaaaagcatcttaaggctaaggtTATAAGGATAAACTTAGTCTTaatatgcttttgggaaaccgtgCCTTGGTCTTTGCATTTATCATACTTGTGTGTATGATGTAGAGGTCTATGTGTTCCTTTTATGTCAGGCTAATAATGTTTTTATACTGACAGGTTTTTCTACAGACAGGATGAAAGGGAGCTGCCTGAAGAGTGGAGGATCACATTTCCTCCATGGATTTGTAATTTCCTTTTGAAAGTGTTTGTTCAAGGAGCTGTTAATGACATATTGACAGGACAGAGGTCTGTTGAGGCACTCGTGTCTGTTCTGGGGTTTGCTCATTCAAAAGACTCTCCAGAGAAGTGTATGCTTCTGTTAGATCTGTACTCAAATGCGAAGGACTATGAGATTTCAACAGGCTGCAGtatccttccagcattacagccagtttaccagtcagctcctgcagtctggtcaatagacctctcagagagaaaggcctccctcctccaagaagtgctgaaactccaaccagagaagaaaccagtagagtTGAGGGGCTGGTCAGATGATGAGAGTGacgtgaggagtttccttcagtgtctacCCTACATATCATACCTCAGGTGGGTTTGTTACCAACCTGGcttgtgtttttctctctctattgaaTTAACAGTTAACTATATCATGGAACATTCAGTGTTTTGCGATATATTGACCAATCATTTATTTACAATTTGATATATTTGTATACATTACAATGTTTTCATGTGTCTTTGCCTTGTTTAGATTTTTCGCTCCCAGTTGTGACTGCCAGTTCTTCCTGTCCCTGTGTGATGCACTCTCCGTGGTTTCTGAGGGAGATGCACAGatatctcactctctcctccaggCCCTACACTACACTCTCACATTGTCAGGGTGGTTGCCCAGTGTAAGCTGCAAGGCAGTAGGAGCAGTCCTAGGCCAGTCTACTGCTGACGAGAAACTCGACGTCACTCTCACCCCACAGAGTATCTCTCTCCAAGGAGCTAAACTTCTCTTCAAACAAGTGAAAGAGCTTCACAAGCTTAGGTATTTCTATAATTTTAACACCCTAGAGTCTACTGATGCACCGGTGCGTCAATATAagtaacaataaaaaaaaaagtttaaaaaaatacaaaatcaaagattaaaaatatgaaaaaaaaattacaattaaaagaATCCCCAtgaaaatccgtcagtttaaactagagatatctgggctgcgtctcaatccaccacatctgccTATAGTTgtttccacatctgcggtggaaggtggccgatctacagcggtgtttgtcagaccatgaaacatcccgaaaaaatgtatttgatcccctgctgattttgtacgtttgcccactgacaaagaaatgatcagtctatcattttaatggtagttttattttaacagtaagagacagaataacaacaacaaaatccagaaaaacgcatgccaaaaatgttataaattgatttgcattttaatgagggatataagtatttgaccccctctcaatcagaaagatttctggctcccaggtgtcttttaaacaggtaatgagctgagattaggagcacactcttaaagggagtgctcctaatctcagtttgttacctgtataaaagacacctgtccacagaagcaatcaatcaatcagattccaaactctccaccatggccaagaccaaagagctctccaaggatgtcagggacaagattgtagacctacacaaggctggaatgggctacaagaccatcgccaagcagcttggtgagaaggtgacaacagttggtgcgattattcgcaaatggaagaaacacaaaagacctgtcaatctccctcggcctggggctccatgcaagatctcacctcgtggagttgcaatgatcatgagaacggtgaggaatcagcccagaactacacgggaggatcttgtcaatgatctcaaggcagctgggaccatagtcaccaagaaaacaattggtaacacactacgccgtgaaggactgaaatcctgcagcgccctgcaaaggtcccccctgctcaagaaagcacatatacagggctgtctgaagtttgccaatgaacatctgaatgattcagaggagaactgggtgaaagtgttgtggtcagatgagaccaaaatggagctctttggcatcaactcaactcgccgtgtttggaggaggaggaatgctgcctggaaacatgctttgggggtgtttttctgctaaggggacaggacaacttcaccgcatcaaagggacgatggacgggccatgtaccgtcacaaTCTTtttgtgagaacctccttccctcagccagggcattgaaaatgggtcgtggatgggtattctagcatgacaatgacccaaaacacacggccaaggcaacaaaggagtggtcaagaagaagcacattaaggtcctggagtggcctagccagtctccagaccttaatcccatagaaaatctgtggagggagctgaaggttcgagttgccaaacgtcagcctcgaaaccttaatgacttggagaaaatctgcaaagaggagtgtgacaaaatccctcctgagatgtatgcaaacctggtggccaactacaagaaacatctgacctctgtgattgccaacaagggttttgccaccaagtactaagtcatgttttgcagaggggtcaaatacttatttccctcattaaaatgcaaatcaatttataaaaaatgttacatgcgtttttctgttttttttgtttttattctgtctctcactgttcaaataaacctaccattaaaattatagactgatcatgtctttgtcagtgggcaaacaaacaaaatcagcaggggttcaaatacttttttccctcactgtatgtagcgtccgaatggtttggcctacaagctattatgaccactctatggaaatggggaactctcacgaacacgatggctCATCTGTAGGTAACCGATACCGGTTTTAAAAAATGAAGGGAAGTATGGAGGTAcagtagttttgtgcctacccccaaaaaggtgttaaatatgtgtaaaaatatatataaatttcctgagctttcttatgtctccaagatataggacagacacttcaaaatcttattccttatgataaattttttgactttatttttttgccatttatgaatgtgttattcaatgcgtttctatgggattTGGTACTAAAGGCAAAATTCAATattcaatatattttgatttgtttaatacttttttggttactacatgattccatatgtgttttttcatagttttgatgtcttcactattattatacaatgtagaaaatagtaaaaataaagaaaaacccttgaatgagtaggtgtccaaacttttgactggtagtgtatattttctatatacagtaccagtcaaagatttggacacacctactcattccagggtttttctttatttttactattttctacattgtagaataatagtgaagacatcaaaactatgaaataacacatatggaatcatgtagtaaccaaacaattgttaaacaaatcaaaatagatgttatatttgagattattcttggtaaaatagcccttacacagcctggagatgtgttgggtcattgtcctgttgaaaaacaaatgatagtcccactaagcccaaaccagatgggatggcgtatcgctgcagaatgctgtggtagccatgctggttatgtgtgccttgaattctaaataaatcacagacagtatcaccagtaaagcacccccacaccatatcacctcctcctccaaaaatctcaaatttggactccagaccaaaggacatttaaACTATTTAAACTGAATCATGTTGCATCAATTAAAACATAAATTTTTGTTTCATTTTGATCTAAACTAAGTACATTTTCAAAGTTTAATCAAACACGAAATTTGGATGGTTGATGTGACGTCGTTGCCCGTGAGTAGTTTGTTCAAATGACAAATGTACCTAATTTAATGGACATCCAGCAAGTATTATATCAATCCAAGTTTATTTACTCACAGCTTTGCATTAGTAACGTTGTGTTGAAACACCTATTCTTGAAGGTTAATAATGTATGGTTTAACATACTTTTTGTTAATTTTTTCAGAATGAATGAAATGGCCACAGTGAAGCTGGCTAGGATGTCACTTTTGTGCAAAAGGCCAATGATCGTTGAGGAGCTGACCCTGGTCTTATCTAGGCCAAATCCAACAGAACATGTGCAGTGTAGAGTGATCAGTAGTTTAGCTTCACTGCTGACAGTGTGGACCATAAGGAGCTTGGATCTGACAGACTGTCCCATCGAGGGTTACCTTCTTACTACCCTGTTGTGTCATCAGGGTCCGCTCACTATCAGGCAAGTTTGTTTACCTAGTTTGTGGACTCTCAAACAAAATGTCTCTAAATGTGGGGTTTGCATGTTGGGGATTACCGTTTGAATTGTTCGAGAATCCGCattggtttgtgtgtgtttctatcTGCCTGTATTCCTCCATGACAGACTAAGTGAGGAGATTCTGCAACAGCTGGCTGTTGTGGTGTATGAGGCTCAGGACGTGGAACTGACCCAGTGCTTCCTGAAGAAGGTTGATGGAGACCTGTCTAACTGTAGACTGGACTGGGATGTGCTTCACTACCTGCTGAAGAGCACCACACAACCCATCACCATCAACCTCACGAGGAGCAGAATCAGACAGCAAGACATACCTCATCTTCTCCCGTTCCTGAATAATATTCACTTTCAAAGGTCTGGTTAAAACAATATGATGATTGCTATCATCAGGGCCAATATCTTTGTCTTTCACAGTGAACATCCAATAACTAACATGTAGCACCTAATACAACAATGTCTGCCTTCTTTTCTGCAGAATGAATTCCCACTTTGAGAGGACAGCTTTGAAAGAAATACACAAGCAACGTGCTGGTCACATGGTGACTACTTTAGTGAGGTCATCAGATGAATGGATCAACTTGAACAACCTGGTCTTGAACCATGATGACTGTGAAGCACTGCGCTTTGCCTTACACTACAGTGATGGGGTCAAACTCAACCTGTTGTGGACCATCATTCCaaaggaggagatggggaggatcCTGACTCTTCTACACAGGGTCTCTGAACTCAGGTCTTTGTCCACATCACTGTCCATTAGTGTCTCAATGTGTTTTTTCTTGTACCTGATTTAAGTATTTGGTTTCTAGTTGATTGGAATGAGTGAATTACAGTTAATTGCACATTATTTTATGTCCACCCATGGTCCTGACTGTCCTGACGACCTTGCAGGGTAGACAGGAAACTACTCCTGGAGCTCCTCCATGCCTGGACAGGGTTGATAACACAAACAGAGGCACCCACTGCACTCTTGAGGGCTCTGCATCACAAACTGGACCTCTCCCGCTCTTCTGCCATGGATCTGTCAGGGCAGGAGGAAGAGACTGTTTTGAGCCTCAGTTCTCAGGACTGTAGGGTCATCTCTGCAGCCATCCATAAAGCTGATGGTGACACAGAGCTGATTCTACACGACTGTCAGGTTGAGGATGCAGGACTAGAGGAGTTTTACAAAGAGTCCATTTTACAAAGAGTCCATTTGAGGTGAGATGCCTTAAGCAGGTTTTTGCCTATTCAATTGACTATCTatatgggactatccaaataatgTAGGGCCCAGACGTTATACTCTCATGAGTGCTTTACTTTTGAATTTCCAGTAGTGACACTGTTTAACTTTGTTCCCTCATAGCCTTGGAAAACCTATTTTGCTACAGCTCCTTCACTTGATATTTGTGGAAGATGGAGGCAGGTCAGTGAGACTTGCTTCCCTACTATCCAGAGCCCTGGGGAAGGAACTGGACCTCAGTCAGACCCCGTTGGACCTGATGGCCTGTTCATCACTGGCATTGATTCTGGAGCACTCAGAAGGGTTTTCGAAGCTGGACCTCAGCGACTGCCACCTCACCGACACACATCTGGAGTTTCTGCTCACACATCTGCACAAGGCACAAGTCCTAAAGTAAGGATATTTTCAGATACAGTACATTGAATTAAGCATATCATTTTTTTTTCAAAGTACTAACCCTTAGAGTGATGACATACAGGAATGACATATTCGGTGGTGACATATTACGGTTACATTGGTCACTTGTGGACCAGCACTCTTAAACCATGATCTCTTTTTCAGTCTATGCAATAATGAAATCACTGACGAAGGAGCTATGAAACTATACAGGATTAGAAACAGCTTTACAGAAACTGTATGGTGAGTAAAGGAGTGTTGATAATGTCTATGGTTCCTTTACCTAGTTATAACGTGTCTCAATGAAGAATCATTTCTCTCCACAGGCTTTGCAACAACAAGATCACTGAGTTTGACAGCTTCTTAGCGGATAAACGCTACAAACTGTTGCCTGCTCACGTGTCAGGAATACAGGACCGACACATTACAAACTTGGGCTCTACCTCTGTGAGAGAAGAGACCTCTAAGGTGTTTTCAAAGGTAGATTGATTTAAAGAGCAACAACAGGAACTGCCATTTAAAGTCAGGTTTGCAATCGATTT is a window encoding:
- the LOC121563910 gene encoding uncharacterized protein LOC121563910; protein product: MAHLLSEEILQQLAVVVYEAQDVELTQCFLKKVDGDLSNCRLDWDVLHYLLKSTTQPITINLTRSRIRQQDIPHLLPFLNNIHFQRMNSHFERTALKEIHKQRAGHMVTTLVRSSDEWINLNNLVLNHDDCEALRFALHYSDGVKLNLLWTIIPKEEMGRILTLLHRVSELRVDRKLLLELLHAWTGLITQTEAPTALLRALHHKLDLSRSSAMDLSGQEEETVLSLSSQDCRVISAAIHKADGDTELILHDCQVEDAGLEEFYKESILQRVHLSLGKPILLQLLHLIFVEDGGRSVRLASLLSRALGKELDLSQTPLDLMACSSLALILEHSEGFSKLDLSDCHLTDTHLEFLLTHLHKAQVLNLCNNEITDEGAMKLYRIRNSFTETVWLCNNKITEFDSFLADKRYKLLPAHVSGIQDRHITNLGSTSVREETSKVFSKTKPIITEYDPEIVEESKISYR